One Kineococcus aurantiacus genomic window carries:
- a CDS encoding LysR substrate-binding domain-containing protein, which produces MSLDRVPDLTSLRLLVAVVESGSIGRGARAVGVSQQAASDRLRAVESQVGVALLHRSRQGSRPTEAGTVLAGWATRLLEVAAEVGEGIATLRADRPHRLRVASSMTIAEHLLPRWLLVLRQRAEAAGTPPHAVELVATNSVRVLAAVADGEADLGFVEGPAVPRGVRSRELLGDHLVVVVAPAHPWTRRRRPVEAAELAATALVSRETGSGTRDVLERAFAAAGVVPVPPAVELTTATSVREAVRAGAGVAVLSRLAVADDLDAGRLGVVAVAGLDLHRTLRAVWTGPARMPPGPARELLEVASVSRSARPAGPSGSAA; this is translated from the coding sequence GTGTCCCTCGACCGGGTCCCCGACCTCACCTCCCTGCGCCTGCTCGTCGCGGTCGTCGAGTCCGGCTCCATCGGCCGCGGGGCCCGCGCGGTCGGGGTGAGCCAGCAGGCCGCCTCGGACCGGCTGCGGGCCGTGGAGTCGCAGGTGGGGGTCGCGCTGCTGCACCGCAGCCGGCAGGGGTCGCGGCCGACGGAGGCGGGCACGGTCCTGGCCGGCTGGGCCACCCGCCTGCTGGAGGTCGCCGCCGAGGTCGGCGAGGGCATCGCCACGTTGCGCGCCGACCGCCCGCACCGGCTGCGGGTGGCCTCGAGCATGACGATCGCCGAGCACCTGCTCCCGCGCTGGCTGCTGGTCCTGCGCCAGCGCGCCGAGGCGGCCGGGACACCGCCGCACGCGGTCGAGCTGGTGGCGACGAACTCGGTGCGGGTGCTGGCCGCGGTCGCTGACGGCGAGGCGGACCTGGGGTTCGTGGAGGGGCCGGCGGTGCCGCGCGGGGTACGCAGCCGCGAGCTGCTGGGCGACCACCTCGTCGTGGTGGTCGCCCCGGCGCACCCGTGGACGCGGCGGCGGCGGCCCGTGGAGGCGGCCGAGCTGGCCGCCACCGCGCTGGTCTCGCGGGAGACCGGGTCCGGCACCCGCGACGTCCTGGAGCGGGCGTTCGCCGCGGCCGGTGTCGTCCCGGTGCCCCCGGCGGTGGAGCTGACGACCGCGACGAGCGTGCGCGAGGCCGTCCGCGCCGGGGCCGGGGTGGCGGTGCTCAGCCGCCTCGCGGTGGCCGACGACCTCGACGCCGGGCGGCTCGGGGTCGTCGCGGTCGCCGGGCTGGACCTGCACCGGACGTTGCGGGCGGTGTGGACGGGGCCGGCGCGGATGCCGCCGGGCCCGGCCCGCGAACTGCTGGAGGTGGCCTCCGTCAGCAGGTCAGCCCGTCCTGCAGGGCCGTCAGGTTCTGCCGCATGA
- a CDS encoding metal ABC transporter solute-binding protein, Zn/Mn family produces the protein MRFPLLGAGAALVLLAGCGSPAAGEPDGRLSVVTTSHPLEYVAAVVAGERADVGNIVTPGADSHDADVSTRQLADLVDADVVVHLSSMQPAVDAALSSRPPEHLVDAATYADLDRDPHFWLDPTLMADLGDDVADELTEVDPAGEQAYRAGAEALRQEMTDLDADYAAALAPCRDAALVTSHEAFGYLADRYGLRQIGIAGIDPSVEPSPARVRDVLDVARENSVRTIYFEASANPAVAEKLATELGVRTSVLHPVERVDEGEDYLSLMRQNLTALQDGLTC, from the coding sequence GTGAGGTTCCCCCTCCTGGGGGCCGGCGCCGCCCTCGTCCTGCTCGCCGGCTGCGGGTCCCCCGCGGCCGGCGAGCCGGACGGGCGCCTGTCGGTCGTGACGACCTCGCACCCGCTGGAGTACGTCGCGGCCGTCGTGGCGGGCGAGCGCGCCGACGTCGGCAACATCGTCACCCCCGGCGCCGACAGTCACGACGCCGACGTGTCGACCCGGCAGCTGGCCGACCTCGTGGACGCCGACGTGGTGGTGCACCTGTCCTCGATGCAGCCGGCCGTCGACGCCGCCCTGTCCTCCCGGCCGCCGGAGCACCTCGTCGACGCCGCCACCTACGCCGACCTCGACCGGGACCCGCACTTCTGGCTCGACCCGACGCTGATGGCCGACCTCGGCGACGACGTCGCCGACGAGCTCACCGAGGTCGACCCCGCCGGTGAGCAGGCCTACCGGGCCGGGGCCGAGGCCCTGCGGCAGGAGATGACGGACCTCGACGCCGACTACGCCGCCGCCCTGGCCCCCTGCCGCGACGCCGCCCTCGTCACCTCGCACGAGGCGTTCGGGTACCTCGCCGACCGCTACGGGCTGCGCCAGATCGGGATCGCCGGGATCGACCCGTCCGTCGAGCCGTCCCCGGCGCGCGTCCGCGACGTCCTGGACGTGGCCCGGGAGAACTCCGTGCGGACCATCTACTTCGAGGCCAGCGCCAACCCGGCCGTGGCCGAGAAGCTCGCCACCGAGCTGGGCGTGCGGACCTCCGTGCTGCACCCGGTCGAGCGGGTGGACGAGGGCGAGGACTACCTGAGCCTCATGCGGCAGAACCTGACGGCCCTGCAGGACGGGCTGACCTGCTGA
- the aztD gene encoding zinc metallochaperone AztD has product MRRSPLLVLTALPLSLTLLAACGGSSAETPAAPAATSGDGHTAETEATEVGAAKARVAVTYDGGVQVLDAATFEVLADLPFDGFARLNPAGDGRHVVVSAAGGFHVVDAGAWSEPHGDHAHYYTGEPHDTDVVYEAEKPGHVVRHAGKTTLFDDGTGHVVSFDSEHVGHDAVEEGEVREYTTPSAHHGVAVERSDGTLVVTEGTEEARTGIRVLDTQNAEIAANDQCPNTHGETVAADETVVIGCSDGVLVVKGTEITKVQSPDAYGRIGNQWGTDESPIVLGDYKSNPDAEIDLTTRVSLIDTTTATLRLVELPGGTSYWYRSLGRGENGEGVVLGTDGQLHLIDTAAGTVTRSTPVVDPWEVREDWQAPQPQVFTLDGTAYVTEPATKEIHAVDIETGEVYASGTLKVTPNELTAVPGEVTE; this is encoded by the coding sequence GTGCGCCGCAGCCCGCTGCTCGTCCTGACCGCCCTGCCCCTCTCCCTGACCCTGCTCGCCGCCTGCGGCGGCAGCTCGGCGGAGACCCCCGCCGCCCCGGCCGCCACCTCCGGGGACGGGCACACCGCCGAGACCGAGGCCACCGAGGTCGGCGCCGCCAAGGCCCGCGTGGCCGTCACCTACGACGGCGGCGTCCAGGTCCTCGACGCCGCGACCTTCGAGGTGCTGGCCGACCTGCCCTTCGACGGCTTCGCCCGCCTCAACCCCGCCGGCGACGGCCGTCACGTGGTGGTGTCCGCCGCCGGCGGCTTCCACGTCGTGGACGCCGGCGCCTGGAGCGAGCCGCACGGCGACCACGCCCACTACTACACCGGCGAGCCGCACGACACCGACGTCGTGTACGAGGCTGAGAAGCCAGGCCACGTCGTGCGCCACGCCGGGAAGACGACCCTCTTCGACGACGGCACCGGCCACGTCGTGTCCTTCGACTCCGAGCACGTCGGCCACGACGCCGTGGAGGAGGGCGAGGTCCGCGAGTACACCACCCCGTCCGCCCACCACGGCGTCGCCGTCGAGCGCAGCGACGGCACGCTGGTCGTCACCGAGGGCACCGAGGAAGCCCGGACCGGCATCCGCGTCCTGGACACGCAGAACGCCGAGATCGCCGCGAACGACCAGTGCCCGAACACCCACGGCGAGACCGTCGCCGCGGACGAGACCGTCGTCATCGGCTGCAGCGACGGCGTCCTCGTCGTCAAGGGCACCGAGATCACCAAGGTCCAGAGCCCCGACGCCTACGGCCGCATCGGCAACCAGTGGGGCACCGACGAGTCCCCGATCGTCCTGGGAGACTACAAGTCGAACCCCGACGCCGAGATCGACCTCACCACGCGCGTCTCGCTCATCGACACCACCACCGCGACCCTGCGCCTCGTGGAGCTGCCCGGCGGCACCTCCTACTGGTACCGCTCCCTCGGGCGCGGCGAGAACGGCGAGGGCGTCGTGCTCGGCACCGACGGGCAGCTGCACCTCATCGACACCGCCGCGGGCACCGTCACCCGCTCCACCCCTGTCGTCGACCCGTGGGAGGTCCGGGAGGACTGGCAGGCCCCGCAGCCGCAGGTGTTCACCCTGGACGGCACCGCGTACGTCACCGAGCCGGCCACCAAGGAGATCCACGCGGTCGACATCGAGACCGGCGAGGTCTACGCCAGCGGCACGCTGAAGGTGACCCCGAACGAGCTCACCGCCGTCCCCGGCGAGGTCACCGAGTGA
- the treS gene encoding maltose alpha-D-glucosyltransferase yields the protein MRSGPDCGGVRSVDETDVTAETAERVEHEPSEITYDEQRYPARPRSLRRPRPQARLRGTDAPPRPAPGEGAADGSNPEYVRWLMAQSMLADAQKISRQFSGKSSMWQNPYAKPDPRRAVDTAAVWFTAYPISLVTRSGRSFLGSLGDPELWQAFQRIGIDAVHTGPVKAAGGLDGWRQTPSVDGHFDRISTEIDPMFGTEGEFRHLCEVAAEHDGSVIDDIVPGHTGKGADFRLAEMAFQDYPGIYHMVEIPPDCWELLPEVPPGHDAANLDAAAEAALSERGYIIGQLQRVIFYAPGIKETNWSATREVEGVDGVTRRWVYLHYFKQGQPSVNWLDPSFAGMKLVIGDALHSLGDLGTTALRLDANGFLGVEKTVEGPAWSEGHPLSEAANHLIAGMVRKVGGFTFQELNLTIEDIRDTSEVGADLSYDFITRPGVQHSIATGDTEFLRLCLRQALELGVDPASLVHALQNHDELTYELVHWATRHAEDEYEFRGGKVTGGALAETIRADLVERLTGENGPYNLVFTTNGIACTSASVIAASRGNRDLDALTDDEVEQIKRAHLLMAMFNAWQPGVFALSGWDLMGMLPLPVESVKPLLSSGDTRWIERGAHDLMGVAPEATMSASGIPVGRSLYGNVPEQLKDENSFAHKLREVLQVRREHRIATARQIDIPAVAHPSMLVMVHELDPADQGGRTALQVTVLNFGSETIEGSVRSEFFTPRVPVVDLSNGGEIGWVDDLKSFGVWLAPYAGMSLLLKANEPEDEDVRRPEGR from the coding sequence ATGAGAAGCGGGCCGGACTGTGGTGGGGTGAGGTCCGTGGACGAGACCGACGTGACCGCCGAGACCGCTGAGCGGGTCGAGCACGAGCCGAGCGAGATCACCTACGACGAGCAGCGGTACCCGGCCAGGCCCCGTTCGCTGCGCCGCCCGCGCCCGCAGGCCCGGCTGCGCGGCACCGACGCCCCGCCCCGCCCGGCGCCGGGCGAGGGGGCGGCCGACGGCTCCAACCCCGAGTACGTCCGGTGGTTGATGGCCCAGTCCATGCTGGCCGACGCCCAGAAGATCAGCCGGCAGTTCTCCGGCAAGTCGAGCATGTGGCAGAACCCCTACGCCAAGCCCGACCCCCGCCGCGCCGTCGACACCGCGGCCGTCTGGTTCACCGCCTACCCCATCTCGCTGGTCACCCGGTCCGGGCGCTCGTTCCTGGGGTCCCTGGGCGACCCCGAGCTGTGGCAGGCGTTCCAGCGCATCGGGATCGACGCCGTCCACACCGGCCCGGTCAAGGCCGCCGGCGGTCTCGACGGGTGGCGCCAGACGCCCAGCGTCGACGGCCACTTCGACCGCATCTCCACCGAGATCGACCCCATGTTCGGCACCGAGGGCGAGTTCCGGCACCTGTGCGAGGTCGCCGCCGAGCACGACGGCAGCGTCATCGACGACATCGTCCCCGGCCACACCGGCAAGGGCGCCGACTTCCGCCTCGCCGAGATGGCGTTCCAGGACTACCCGGGCATCTACCACATGGTCGAGATCCCCCCGGACTGCTGGGAGCTGCTGCCCGAGGTCCCGCCCGGGCACGACGCGGCGAACCTCGACGCGGCCGCCGAGGCCGCCCTGTCCGAGCGCGGCTACATCATCGGCCAGCTCCAGCGCGTCATCTTCTACGCCCCCGGCATCAAGGAGACGAACTGGTCGGCCACCCGCGAGGTCGAGGGCGTCGACGGGGTCACCCGCCGCTGGGTCTACCTGCACTACTTCAAGCAGGGGCAGCCGTCGGTGAACTGGCTCGACCCCTCCTTCGCCGGGATGAAGCTCGTCATCGGCGACGCCCTGCACTCCCTGGGCGACCTGGGCACGACGGCGCTGCGCCTGGACGCCAACGGTTTCCTGGGCGTGGAGAAGACCGTCGAGGGGCCCGCGTGGTCCGAGGGCCACCCGCTGTCCGAGGCCGCCAACCACCTCATCGCGGGCATGGTCCGCAAGGTCGGCGGTTTCACCTTCCAGGAGCTGAACCTCACGATCGAGGACATCCGCGACACCTCCGAGGTCGGCGCGGACCTGTCCTACGACTTCATCACCCGCCCCGGGGTCCAGCACTCCATCGCCACCGGCGACACCGAGTTCCTGCGGCTGTGCCTGCGCCAGGCCCTCGAGCTCGGCGTCGACCCCGCCTCCCTCGTGCACGCCCTGCAGAACCACGACGAGCTCACCTACGAGCTCGTCCACTGGGCGACCCGGCACGCCGAGGACGAGTACGAGTTCCGCGGCGGCAAGGTGACCGGCGGGGCCCTGGCCGAGACCATCCGCGCCGACCTCGTCGAGCGGCTGACGGGGGAGAACGGTCCCTACAACCTGGTCTTCACGACCAACGGGATCGCCTGCACGAGCGCCAGCGTCATCGCCGCCAGCCGCGGGAACCGCGACCTCGACGCGCTGACCGACGACGAGGTCGAGCAGATCAAGCGCGCCCACCTGCTCATGGCGATGTTCAACGCCTGGCAGCCCGGCGTCTTCGCGCTGTCCGGCTGGGACCTCATGGGGATGCTGCCGCTGCCGGTCGAGAGCGTGAAGCCCCTGCTGAGCTCCGGGGACACCCGCTGGATCGAACGCGGTGCGCACGACCTCATGGGCGTGGCCCCCGAGGCCACGATGTCGGCCTCGGGCATCCCCGTCGGCCGCTCCCTCTACGGCAACGTCCCGGAGCAGCTGAAGGACGAGAACTCCTTCGCCCACAAGCTGCGCGAGGTGCTGCAGGTCCGCCGCGAGCACCGCATCGCCACGGCCCGGCAGATCGACATCCCGGCCGTCGCGCACCCGAGCATGCTCGTCATGGTCCACGAGCTCGACCCCGCCGACCAGGGCGGGCGCACGGCCCTGCAGGTGACGGTCCTGAACTTCGGGTCCGAGACCATCGAGGGGTCGGTGCGCTCGGAGTTCTTCACCCCCCGGGTGCCCGTCGTCGACCTGTCGAACGGCGGCGAGATCGGCTGGGTGGACGACCTCAAGAGCTTCGGGGTCTGGCTGGCGCCCTACGCCGGGATGTCGTTGCTGCTCAAGGCGAACGAACCCGAGGACGAGGACGTCAGGCGTCCGGAGGGACGTTGA
- a CDS encoding LacI family DNA-binding transcriptional regulator — protein MSVRRKFSVRDIAVQSGLSEATVDRVLHERPGVRAATVEQVRRAVADLERQQSQVRLTGRTVMFDVVMAAPRRFADAVRAALEVELPALHPATVRARFHTCAGAGGDWVAAELDRVLRTGSNGVVLQSPDLPEVRAAVRRLSDAQVPVVTLASDLPGSRRRGYVGADNQGAGATAAYLLTQWVPDPAEPVLVVRSRQPQDSERERWRGFEAALAQLEGSVRPVRDVLDDDRDPLLLEEAVAGALADLPGLRAVYSMCAGAGGNGAVVRGFERARTRPVAFVAHDLDGENADLLRRGDLSAVLHHDLRSDCRHACRMLLQAPYTRSELPGTASAIQILTPFNVPPDA, from the coding sequence GTGAGCGTGCGCCGCAAGTTCAGCGTCCGGGACATCGCCGTCCAGTCCGGCCTGTCCGAGGCGACGGTCGACCGCGTGCTGCACGAGCGCCCCGGCGTGCGGGCCGCCACGGTCGAGCAGGTGCGCCGCGCCGTGGCCGACCTGGAGCGTCAGCAGTCGCAGGTGCGGCTGACCGGGCGCACCGTCATGTTCGACGTCGTCATGGCGGCCCCCCGCCGGTTCGCCGACGCCGTCCGCGCGGCGCTGGAGGTGGAACTGCCCGCCCTGCACCCGGCCACGGTGCGCGCGCGGTTCCACACCTGCGCGGGCGCCGGCGGCGACTGGGTCGCCGCGGAGCTGGACCGGGTGCTGCGCACGGGGTCCAACGGCGTCGTCCTGCAGTCCCCGGACCTGCCGGAGGTCCGGGCCGCCGTGCGGCGCCTCAGCGACGCGCAGGTCCCCGTCGTGACCCTCGCCAGCGACCTGCCCGGCAGCCGCCGGCGGGGGTACGTGGGCGCCGACAACCAGGGGGCGGGGGCCACGGCGGCGTACCTGCTGACGCAGTGGGTGCCCGACCCCGCCGAGCCCGTCCTGGTCGTGCGCAGCCGCCAGCCCCAGGACTCCGAGCGCGAGCGGTGGCGCGGTTTCGAGGCCGCGCTGGCCCAGTTGGAGGGGTCGGTGCGCCCGGTGCGCGACGTCCTGGACGACGACCGGGACCCGCTCCTGCTGGAGGAGGCCGTCGCCGGTGCGCTGGCCGACCTGCCGGGGCTGCGCGCCGTCTACTCGATGTGCGCGGGCGCGGGCGGCAACGGGGCCGTCGTCCGGGGTTTCGAGCGGGCCCGGACGCGGCCCGTCGCGTTCGTCGCCCACGACCTGGACGGCGAGAACGCCGACCTGCTGCGGCGCGGGGACCTGTCAGCCGTCCTGCACCACGACCTGCGCAGCGACTGCCGCCACGCCTGCCGGATGCTGCTGCAGGCCCCCTACACCCGCTCCGAGCTGCCCGGGACGGCCTCGGCCATCCAGATCCTCACGCCGTTCAACGTCCCTCCGGACGCCTGA
- a CDS encoding Lrp/AsnC ligand binding domain-containing protein, giving the protein MPDLDDLDRRLLAALRADAREPAAALARRLGVTRATVTHRIERLQANGTILGFTTRVRDGADGDVRAISFIELEGRATDRVVEHLRGLPEVVSLHTTNGGWDLVAEIRTTSLTEFDRVLGRIRQVEGVVDSETSLLLSSVAG; this is encoded by the coding sequence GTGCCCGACCTCGACGACCTGGACCGGCGCCTGCTCGCCGCCCTGCGGGCCGACGCCCGCGAACCGGCTGCGGCCCTCGCGCGGCGCCTGGGGGTCACCCGGGCCACCGTCACCCACCGCATCGAGCGGCTGCAGGCGAACGGGACGATCCTGGGTTTCACGACGCGCGTGCGCGACGGCGCCGACGGCGACGTGCGGGCCATCTCGTTCATCGAGCTGGAGGGGCGCGCCACCGACCGGGTCGTGGAGCACCTGCGGGGGCTGCCCGAGGTCGTCTCCCTGCACACCACGAACGGCGGGTGGGACCTGGTGGCCGAGATCCGCACGACCTCCCTGACGGAGTTCGACCGCGTGCTGGGCCGCATCCGGCAGGTCGAGGGGGTCGTGGACTCCGAGACGAGCCTGCTGCTGTCCTCGGTGGCGGGGTGA
- a CDS encoding MarR family transcriptional regulator: protein MTATETTDPLALERQVCFALVVAARTVLSVYRPVLEPLGLTHPQYLVMLALWGREPLSVKELSEALQLDPPTLSPLLKRLEANGLLERKRLPEDQRSLAVTLTDAGWALREQALQVPPQIVARLGVDLPELERLRDGLTRVIDAAVRAGEG, encoded by the coding sequence GTGACCGCGACCGAGACGACCGACCCGCTGGCCCTCGAGCGCCAGGTGTGCTTCGCGCTCGTCGTCGCGGCCCGCACCGTCCTGTCCGTCTACCGCCCCGTGCTCGAACCCCTGGGGCTGACCCACCCCCAGTACCTCGTGATGCTCGCGCTGTGGGGCCGCGAGCCCCTGTCGGTCAAGGAGCTCAGCGAGGCCCTGCAGCTGGACCCGCCCACGCTGTCCCCGCTGCTCAAGCGCCTGGAGGCCAACGGGCTCCTGGAGCGCAAGCGGCTGCCCGAGGACCAGCGCAGCCTGGCCGTGACCCTCACCGACGCCGGGTGGGCGCTGCGCGAGCAGGCCCTGCAGGTGCCGCCGCAGATCGTCGCCCGGCTCGGCGTGGACCTGCCCGAGCTGGAGCGGCTGCGCGACGGGCTGACCCGCGTCATCGACGCCGCGGTGCGCGCCGGCGAGGGCTGA
- a CDS encoding glycoside hydrolase family 125 protein: MTRVDELLPKTLVDDLTDRVARRAGRRVGALFSRALRETVERTPTVRPDGSVFVVTGDIPAMWLRDSTAQWQTYLLLLDRAPALTDVVAGVLRTQFASIRHDPYANAFNDGPTGRCHEPGDTSDDPWLWERKYEVDSLAFPVLLAHRLRRATGRDDLLGADAHPAMRRVVDLWRLEQDHEERSPYRFVRPTDLRSETLDRDGLGTPVARTGMTWSGFRPSDDACEHGYNVPANLFAARALDHVGTFAREVFADADLARDAGALAGELRAGVAEHGVVDHPVHGRVWAYEVDGLGGVLLADDANVPSLLSLPLLGACAADDPVYLATRRLVLSEENPWFHRGRAAAGIGSPHTPGRYVWPLALCVQALTSGSEEEAVRTLQLIADTDDGTLHVHEGFDVDDPSRWTREWFSWADSTFCELALSLLGQRVGDLD, translated from the coding sequence GTGACGCGGGTGGACGAGCTGCTGCCGAAGACGCTGGTGGACGACCTGACGGACCGGGTGGCGCGACGCGCGGGCCGGCGGGTGGGGGCGCTGTTCTCCCGCGCGCTGCGCGAGACGGTCGAGCGGACCCCCACCGTGCGCCCGGACGGGTCGGTGTTCGTCGTCACCGGGGACATCCCCGCCATGTGGCTGCGCGACTCCACCGCCCAGTGGCAGACGTACCTGCTGCTGCTGGACCGCGCCCCGGCGCTGACCGACGTCGTCGCGGGGGTCCTGCGCACGCAGTTCGCCTCCATCCGGCACGACCCCTACGCCAACGCCTTCAACGACGGCCCCACCGGCCGCTGCCACGAACCGGGCGACACCAGCGACGACCCGTGGCTGTGGGAGCGCAAGTACGAGGTCGACTCCCTGGCCTTCCCGGTGCTGCTGGCCCACCGGCTGCGCCGCGCGACGGGGCGCGACGACCTGCTCGGGGCGGACGCGCACCCGGCGATGCGCCGCGTCGTGGACCTGTGGCGGCTGGAGCAGGACCACGAGGAACGCTCCCCCTACCGCTTCGTCCGCCCCACCGACCTGCGCAGCGAGACGCTCGACCGCGACGGCCTGGGCACGCCGGTGGCCCGCACCGGGATGACCTGGTCGGGGTTCCGCCCCAGCGACGACGCGTGCGAGCACGGCTACAACGTCCCGGCGAACCTGTTCGCCGCCCGCGCCCTGGACCACGTGGGGACCTTCGCCCGGGAGGTGTTCGCCGACGCGGACCTCGCGCGGGACGCCGGGGCCCTGGCCGGGGAGCTGCGGGCCGGGGTGGCCGAGCACGGCGTCGTGGACCACCCGGTGCACGGGCGGGTCTGGGCGTACGAGGTCGACGGCCTCGGCGGGGTGCTGCTGGCCGACGACGCGAACGTGCCGAGCCTGCTGTCCCTGCCGCTGCTGGGGGCCTGCGCGGCCGACGACCCGGTGTACCTGGCCACGCGCCGCCTGGTGCTGTCGGAGGAGAACCCGTGGTTCCACCGCGGCCGGGCCGCGGCGGGGATCGGCAGCCCGCACACCCCCGGCCGCTACGTGTGGCCCCTCGCGCTGTGCGTGCAGGCGCTGACGTCGGGCAGCGAGGAGGAGGCGGTGCGGACGCTGCAACTGATCGCCGACACCGACGACGGCACGCTGCACGTGCACGAGGGTTTCGACGTCGACGACCCCTCGCGCTGGACGCGCGAGTGGTTCTCCTGGGCGGACTCGACGTTCTGCGAGCTGGCCCTGTCCCTGCTGGGGCAGCGGGTGGGCGACCTGGACTGA